The following proteins come from a genomic window of Megalobrama amblycephala isolate DHTTF-2021 linkage group LG1, ASM1881202v1, whole genome shotgun sequence:
- the LOC125245826 gene encoding uncharacterized protein LOC125245826 isoform X2: MLSAFFGKKDELKKEELIRSTQTLHHYVRKYFSITNRLLEILSTHLNQSPSPAVSENESESIEENCGRVRNVMGLILDVSEKENKHVRKSIAPALYERIAFSGASLKDKAELIKDLHRKTMGLLGNVCGPVVAVRLANSDLGSAMPPVEHNGFQPVLLFALGDLVQSSARITQLLCGSGEKSLDEAVELVEEALSVLKPPCDSYNDILSEVEAYVTIISENI; the protein is encoded by the coding sequence ATGCTATCTGCATTCTTTGGCAAGAAAGACGAGCTCAAGAAAGAAGAGCTGATAAGGTCCACGCAGACCCTCCACCACTATGTGCGCAAATACTTCAGCATCACCAACAGACTGTTAGAGATACTCAGCACTCACCTGAATCAAAGCCCTTCCCCTGCTGtctcagaaaatgaaagtgaaagcaTTGAGGAAAACTGCGGCAGGGTGAGAAATGTTATGGGCCTGATCCTGGATGTTTCTGAGAAGGAGAACAAACATGTCCGTAAGAGCATCGCACCTGCTCTTTATGAACGGATTGCCTTCTCTGGAGCGTCACTGAAGGACAAGGCTGAGCTGATAAAGGATCTGCATCGGAAGACCATGGGACTCTTGGGGAACGTCTGCGGTCCTGTAGTCGCTGTTCGACTGGCAAACAGTGATCTGGGGAGTGCCATGCCTCCAGTGGAACACAATGGATTTCAGCCTGTTCTGTTGTTTGCTCTGGGAGATCTAGTGCAGAGCAGCGCAAGAATCACTCAACTTCTGTGTGGATCAGGAGAAAAGAGCCTGGATGAAGCCGTTGAGTTAGTGGAAGAAGCCCTGTCTGTGCTGAAGCCGCCCTGTGACTCCTACAATGACATTTTGAGTGAAGTGGAAGCCTATGTCACCATCATATCTGAGAACATTTAG
- the LOC125245826 gene encoding single-pass membrane and coiled-coil domain-containing protein 3-like isoform X1 yields the protein MSWSDLFYPGNPERREQLIRKSQEVHELMKNNFRATNQLSEALNKHLGLSFSPIALNESATVKENCDVIIQRIREIQAEVLKIDEKLKEKLEPALYEKLKNMSLSVPDFQLVSSAVHAVCGVAAIASTAAVVTELIVWLINNINILTDMSETFHQIGIAVIATVTLGVFFAGIDMIAQAFIGSIERDELEKALEEYDKALEEFRPASEKYQDNIIYVRIRLEMMSQ from the coding sequence ATGTCTTGGAGTGATCTCTTCTACCCTGGAAATCCCGAAAGACGGGAGCAGCTTATCCGCAAAAGTCAAGAGGTTCATGAATTGATGAAAAACAACTTCCGAGCCACCAACCAACTCAGTGAAGCTCTGAACAAGCACTTAGGCTTGTCCTTCAGTCCGATCGCCCTGAACGAGAGCGCTACTGTGAAGGAGAACTGTGATGTCATCATTCAACGTATACGTGAAATCCAGGCAGAAGTGCTGAAGATTGATGAAAAGCTGAAGGAGAAGCTGGAACCGGCTCTGTATGAGAAACTGAAGAACATGTCTCTGTCCGTCCCTGACTTTCAACTAGTTTCATCAGCTGTTCATGCAGTTTGTGGTGTTGCAGCCATTGCTtctactgctgctgttgttacTGAACTAATTGTTTGGCTAATCAACAACATAAATATCCTAACAGACATGAGTGAAACATTTCATCAAATTGGTATAGCGGTCATTGCCACTGTTACACTTGGGGTGTTTTTTGCAGGAATTGACATGATTGCTCAGGCCTTTATAGGGAGCATTGAGCGTGATGAACTCGAGAAGGCCCTGGAAGAGTATGACAAGGCTTTGGAAGAATTCAGGCCAGCGTCTGAAAAATATCAGGATAACATAATCTATGTCAGGATAAGACTTGAGATGATGAGTCAGTaa